TAGTGAAGGACAAGCCGAGGAGGGGGAAAAACTCTTGGGCGAACTGAACATGTCAGCCCAAGGAAGGTAACACCGTAACAGTAACAATCGTaggcaaaaattgaaaaaacctTCTTGGCAAAGACACCATCAcatccacattaaatgcattgcaccAACCGAGTATGTAGCATTAATGAATGAATGGCACATAAACAGTGCCATAACAGCTTATTACCTGTTCACCACAGCATCAAAAGGATGGAAGGAGAaggatgggacaagtattatGCGAGAAGAATCACCCAACCCCTAGGTGGATGGGCAAGATTGAAGCACTAAGATTACAAATAGTGGTAGATTCCCAATGTACAAGGATCGGgtccaaaaatagaaagagagaacGCTTGGAATATTGAGAGAAGTCCACTCCTATATCCTTCTTTAAGTTTAAATGCTCTTTGGAAATTTCaaggaagaagaaataaaatacttcctccgtcccactttgtttgtcctgtttgaaaaatcaaactttttaagggaacatcatttattgtcttgtctaccttttaaaaatgtataagttttcaaaactacccttaaataaatttatcaaaaaattgaattagtaaattaataggggtataataggaacattagtaaattaatgacttttatttttagaaacaggacaatattttgggacatcccaaaatggaatagaggacaagcaaagtgggacggagggagtataaGTCTTGTTTTATCATACAAATTTATCctgcaattcttttttttttttttagttctttaagtGGAAATATTAATTTAGACTCAACTATTAATCCTAAAAATTCATttctacaaattaattgttttgaatATTAGCCCAACCCAATTAGTTAGAATCGGATTTTAGCCCATACAACAGCCATTtgaaaaaacttcaatttttttctagaaGAATGTAAAAGGTTGAATTGATTTTCTacatttcaattcttttttaaaaaaacagtTGGGAATATGAGAATAATTAAAAGAATCTAATACTTAAgtactacaaattttaacaaattcaatgaataaagaaaagagCATTACTCTCTGTCAATATCACTAGGCCTTAAACCAATTTATTTAGGACTCCACTAAGTGCTCTTAAATGATTGAATCATTCTTTTGTAGCCAAGTACAAAaactttgtaactcaattgaagGTCCAAATTCTCCATTTTCACTATCTATatccaaaatattaataaaataatttttttaagtgtcctagtaagagcattagcatctaGATAACCATCTCATATGTTTTGCAAATTTATGCAGTGGcaaactaataataaataatgatcATAAACACGTGTCCAATAACACATTACATTACTTTAAGGAACTATCATATAAGAAATGAGTGGAGtgatttaagaaattaaattttttagagcAAGCTTTGATGAAAGTTCTAATGTACCAATTAccaaattactattttttagcTCTAATGCTCCAAAACCAGGAACGGATCATCCATTCATCACTATGCTACTTATGTAACGTATCCCGGGATTACATAGCTTTACCATCATTAAGTCTTTTAGTCAAATAAAATCCACTGCATAAATAAATCGCTTTTAATGCAAAACTAAGATGATCCAGATAAAACATTGCAAAAGTAAAGACTTTTTTGTGTGCCAGCTAATGGAAACattatttgataattaattCCAAGACAATTCACGCAACTAACTCCTAAATGTAAACAAAACATGAATTGTAAACAAATTGTCCACTTAACAAAGAATCTCACTCCCAAGATGAATATATATGTTTGGAATTGCAAGCTTTTACCTCCATTATTTTACACATATATCTATAATGGATGAGAAAAATATTCACAATTTAAaaagtggaatttttttttcgtaaaaaaaatggaggaaaaagTCAAACACATATCATAAGGAAAATATCatcttacacattttttcaagcattattttacataaatatctataattaatgagaaaaatattcacatttcaaaaagcaagaaaacatATATTCAcctttaaaacataaaatttgaaagaaaaaaaaaagggtaaactGGTAAAGTACCATTAGAGCATATCCTATATGTGGATAAGACGAACCATCGAAGGACGTTCAATTCATTCCTTCCTCATATAAGTCTAGACCAGAAGCCCTAAATCCTTCCCATTCACCACCACCTGTTATTGACTTGAAAGCGGAtttggttgaaacttgaaagcagGGCTAAAATAAAGGGGACGcacacaaattataaaaaaaaaccaacgcGTTTATCAATTATCATGCTGGCATCTCACGCCCACTCTTGAACCCTTTCCTGGTAGTTTCTTACCAACACTTTTTGGgcactatatatatatctgcccataattcttcttctcttcaATCCCAGCTCCACATTGTATTCTCAGCTTCTTACTTTCCCAATTAGTTTTCAACTCCTAATCTTTTGTACTTAGTAAACACCTCAAAAAAGTTATCATGGCTTCTTTAGTTTCCACACGTCTATTACTACAGCTAGTTCTACTAATCTCTCTCTTCCATTTCAACTTGGCAGCAAGGAGACTTGCTGATTCAGCTGAAACCCAACAACCTTTACTCTTCCAATACCACAATGGTCCTCTTCTCACTGGAAAAATCTCCATCAATCTCATCTGGTATGGCAAATTCAAGCCCTCACAAAGAGCTATTATCTCAGATTTCATTGCCTCCCTTTCTACTTCCACACCCACAAAAGCTCAACCCTCTGTTGCCACCTGGTGGAAAACCACTGATAAATACTACCAACTCAGCAACTCAAAGAACCCCTCCACTCTCGTACTCTCAATGGGTACCCAGATCATTGATGAGACTTACTCCTTAGGCAAATCACTCTCAAATCAGCAAATAGAACAGTTGGCATCAAAGGGTGCCCAAGCAAATGCCATCAACGTAGTTCTGACATCAGATGACGTGGCAGTTGAAGGTTTTTGTATGAGCAAGTGTGGAACCCATGGATCTCTAACAGGTGCATCTGTTCAAGGCAAAAGCAACAAATTTACTTACATCTGGGTTGGCAATTCGGAGACTCAATGCCCAGGCCAATGCGCGTGGCCATTCCACCAGCCGATCTATGGACCCCAGAGCCCTCCCCTTGTTGCTCCCAACAACGATGTGGGTCTGGACGGCATGGTCATCAACCTGGCTAGTCTCTTGGCTGGTACAACTACAAACCCATTTGGAAATGGCTACTTTCAAGGACCAAAGGACGCGCCATTAGAGGCTGCATCGGCTTGTCCTGGTGTGTATGGCAAGGGGGCTTACCCTGGCTATGCCGGGGACCTCTTGGTTGACCCAACAACAGGTGCTAGCTATAATGCAAACGGTGGCAATGGAAGGAAATACTTGCTTCCAGCTCTCTTTGACCCATCTACAAAATCTTGTTCAACTCTTGTCTGAGGGATGATTATGAAACGTGCCTACACGTTATTGTATACAAAAAAATGTCTTTGACAATAGAATCAAGAGATAGAtaaattctttgatttattgATTCATTTGTATTACGGTCAGATAATGAAATTCCAATATTCTTTTATAACCTATTCGTAAGCTTGTGATTCTTTTAGCATTGatacaacaaaattaataaGTCCTGGAAAAAATACAGTGgatttatgaaaaatgttatgtccactACACGTAATTAACCACTTCAgcaattgtaaaaaatgttgtgaaaaaagtTGTGCATTAGCATTACTGTAAGgtagattaaaaagaaaaaataataataaattaaagttttcagcaaaaaaaaccgaaaaataaaaaataaaaaagtcatgGGCCTTATAGTTCAATGGGATCATTAAGTTCTGCCATAGAGAGAGGAACCTGGGTTAGAGTTCTCCTACTGATTGTAAGAGAGGGAAAAACCTTTTGGTTAAGTTGCCTTGCTCATGAATATTATTGTAAAagctaaaattaaataagtaaTTGCATAGCTAATTTCAAGAGACCTAGGGCCCGTTTTGTTCAGATATAGCTCAgttttcaaaactcataactcaGTTCTTAGTTTTTGAAAACACCCATTTGCTGTTTCTTGTTTCCATCACTCTAactcaaatttttgagttttgagtgatggaaacaagtGTTGAAAACCAAGccaaacacaattttttgtGGGACCAAAAACCCACTCATCCAAACAGGCTCTTACACATCCAGCATGCAGATCATTGGATAATTCTAGAACTATTTCTAGAAAACTGAAAAGATTTGCACACAATACTTCTCTATTTAGACACAATCAGACAACAAAGCATAATTACGACCTGGAAATGCACATATATGATAGAGCATTTAAGAAATTCAATGAATACTCCAAAATGCATTTTATTCTCCAACATTTCCCCTTAATGCATTTTCTTCACAACTCCAATAAGTTGTCTTAGATAACAAAATCTTTCCTTTGTAAGTGTCTTggtaattaataattatatcaaCCTGTGAAGCACAGGCGTGTTTCCAAATTGGGTGTGAGTACGAGTGCAAGACtcgacaatttttgaaaaagtaaggtGCTGGTGTGGCGGGAtgcggcgattaaaaaattattaaaaatatttttatttatattttctatatattgctaagcatactttttcacattatataaacatatactAAAGTTAAgagcaatagtagataataactaaaacatgatatttataaattaaatacaatccacaagtttgaaactaaaacattccATGATCTTTGGAAATTAGAATATAGGGAAGGGAGGCAGAGAGCAAAGAGGCAAGGAGGCAGTAATggttttaggcttttttttttttttgtttaaagatGTTCAATTTCAAACGGTGcgttttgcacttttttttttgtataatttttacttGAATTTTGGCCTATTCAAAGCCAATATCGGATTGAATCGGCCAGTAATAGTCAAAATCAGTCAGTACAGCCTAAATCGGTCGGTTTTGGCCGGCCGATACAATCCTATTCGACCCAAATCGGCGCGAATCAGCATgtatttgaatacaaaaaaaaaaattcgacgCGCGGGCAGCGACATTGCCCACCGCACCCCACGTCGAACGCAGGTGTGGCAACCCTGTAACCACATCGGTGCTTTCTAGATATCAACCAGCTGCTAGTCTCTTTTCCCattgttctttaaaaatctttcTTAGCCATACCGCTTGTGAAGTTGCTTTATCTGTACAGTTTGTcgctattttttctttcagtaGATGCCATAATGAAGAGCAAAAAAGCATAGCCAGTTGTCACTTGTAATTTTCTTATCATCTAAAGATTGTGCCACCATGTTTTGTTTCATTGAAGTCCACGAGCAAATGCctaaattgagagagagagagagagtcactcGTACTTTTCATATCATCTAAAGATTGTGCCACTGTGTTTTGTAGTCCATGAGCAAATGCCATAATCAAGGGCAAAAACATAGCcactatatacatatatatcatCTAAATTCTAAAGATTCAATCCAATCAACTTCAGAATAACCAAATTAGTCCTGAAACCTTCACCATTCATGTACAGGATCGCATAGTCTAAGTGTCACCTGtattttctcaaccaaaaaaaaaaatgtccccTGTAACTGTAAGCATCTTAATAATAGCCGTGAGATACATGAGTTCACCAATTGGAGTTCAATACTTTTTACCTTTTACAACATTGGATTTTTCGTTTTTCCACACTATCTCTCTTTAGCTTCTCATTTGCAACCAAAGGAGTAGAAACTAATTTGCACTTCCATCAAAGGTTTCTTTAGAATAGTTTGCATATttcatttagaaatgaaaaTCTTCTAGTTTTGTTTGAGATACTTCAATACCCAAAAAATGATGTCGTATCCCTAAGAGCATTCATAATGGGAAATGCTTTCATattctattttactatttcaaaaagttactttatcaattataccatactattttataatacacctaacattccaacttttattttcctattcaacttattaaaataatatatactacctaataaaataatataatataatctaatCTCTCTTACTTCATTCTCCACCATCAATCTATTTATCTTTTCCTCACTGTCTCCCTTTCAACCACCCATCACCACCACCTCTGTCACAAGAAACCCACCACTACCAGTGCTAAAAAAACCCATCACCGCCACCTCTACCACAAGAAAcccacaaaaacacaaaaaatcaaagaaatcaaataatccaccaccaccaaaacacaacacaaaaaaatcaatgaaaaatccaccaccaccaccacaacaacacacacaaaaaatatatatatcaaagaaaaatccACCACGACAACAACACACCTACCACCACCATGGAAGGAAacccacaaaaaattaaagaaaatttcacaTCAAAACTCATTGGAAATCAAACCCATTACCACTGTAAGGCATCggaaatcaaacccaaaatgcACCCGGAATTCACACACCACCGCGAGGCACACGACACCGGTCTCACCACGCTACACGCCACGCCACGCCCATGCCAACTTCCAACCCAGCTCCGGTGGCATGcttaaaagaagaagacagagaTGTGAGAGAGGGAGTGAGGATGAGGACAAAGATAGAatcagaggagagagagagagagagagagagagagagagagagagagagagaattgagtGTACACCGATCTCCACGCCGTGCCACGGCGACCTCCAACCCAGCTCCGATGGCATAATCTTGGCGCTACTACCTTGGTCcaccatcaccctcttcacATTGTACCCCCCAATCCTgagcgtgaccaccaaggcatcatcgtgggTCTGTGTGGTTCTAATTTTATTCTCGTCCAAAAAACTTAGTGTTAGTTGGATATCCACCCTAGCCCTCTTCAGCTCTGGATTAGTGTCCTCGGCGGATAGTCGAGCCATAGACATCACTCTGGAAGGACAAGAACCTGTTTTCCCTAGAGCAGCAAAGATGACATTTATCGTTCCCAAAGGAGGCCTTGAAGGAGCATCCCTCCAGGGTTTTGAATTTGCTTGACCCTGCAGGCCACTAAAATGATGTAAAAATTGCTTCAATTTTCCTTCTTAGACTAGCTGGTCCAGATGATTCCACAAATTTCTACAATCCTCCGTAGTGTGTCCCTAGTCCTGATGGTACTGACAATAAAGGCTCTGGTTGCGCCTTATAGGGTTTCCtgccatcttatttggccactTGAAGAATGactcattcttaatcttctccagAACTTGGTGCACCGGTTCTCGAAACACCACATTAACCACCTGAGTATTGGCAGGCCCTGGCTGCCCAGCAAAGTCTCTCCGAGGTCGGTTATTATTGTACCGGTCCGACTTGAAATCCCTCATCTCCTGAGGGACAGCCTTAGCCTTATCTTTCCCCTACTGCTGGTCTTCCtcaacccttttatacttgtcaattctgtccatgagttggcgcacaCTAGTGATAGGCTTTCTCGTCAAAGACTTACTAAAACTGTGCTCGGTTGGGAGGCCGACCTTATAAGTACTGATAGTCACGTCATCAAAAtcaccatctatctcattgaacatctcccaatatTTGTCCGAGTATAtctttagggtttccttttcTCGCATAGATAAGGACAGTAGGAAACCCAAGGGCCAAGGAACCCTACTACAAGTAATAAAATGAGAGCCAAATGCTTGGGTGAGCTCCTTGAAGGAATTTATGGAACCTGCCCCCaggccatcaaaccatctcattgaCATGGGTCCTAGGCTGGATGGGaacaccttacacatcaaggccTCGTTCCTGGAATGGACGATCATTCTTTGGTTGaaatggctcacatgctccacgggATCCATTCGACCATTGTAGATGGTGAACATTGATTGATTGAATCGCCGAGGAAGTCTTGCCCCTTCAATCTTGAGCGTGAAGGGCGACTTGGAAATTTGGTCTAACGCCTTGTTCATAGCGTCATTTCTTAGACCTTTGCGAGGCGGGCTTTTATACCTACGTTTGTGATGGTGCTCCCCATCGTAGGAGAAAGACTTGCTAGGTGGGGCTTTTGACCTTCATCTATAACTAGTATCCTCTCCATCATCAAAGGAAACGTCAGAGTTGGAGGGGGTTCGCTTTCGTCATGCATGGCATAACTCCTTCTTTAAATGGTCTATTTCCCTTTACATGGCTCTGTTATTCTATTCCTGAGATACATGACTTCCAACTTGAGAGTGGCTTCTATTAGTATGTGTAGTGTGTACACTACCCTCTCGATCTCTCCTACGCTCAAAATTGAGGAAATTATCTTGTCGTTGGGACCCCATGGATTCTTGTTGATGAGAACCTGATCCTACCATAGCTAACCATTGCACTCACTGTCACACAAGTAATTctcacagatggcgccaattgtagggacacgtttGGATCTTGGGCCCAATGTATAACTGGATTCAAGCCcaataagcccaaaacaataaatttgtagagagtgggctggaaaactaggttttaatgAATGAGACAATAGTTATAATAAAGTTTAAAGGATAATCAAATAGAAATGGATTGGATTTCTCAAAGTAAATTGGTCATCAGCCCAATCCGATGAGGTATGTTCTAGTATATATTGATTGGAAATAGTTACAAGTATGGTTCAggttgctacaatgttttttcCTCCAATTTTCCTATCCCCTCTCCGTGGAGAGTCTCTTCTATTATATAGTTATTTTCCaatgatcttggccctccatttgttgatcatccagGCCACTATTTGAGTGCTTGTCGCAACGGACACCCTCTCTGGCCCTCTATGAGTTAGTGTAGCTAatgtaacactgttcaggggtcttttccatATAAATGCTTCtagaaagttagctgcagagcattcatTGCGGTGGCAgtagctttctcttagatatttcttggCTCCCATTCTTCCAGTACATTCTTAATGCACGCCCCTATCAGTGGAGTTTCCTGGAAGGTCACTTTGAGTAATAGGATATGCATTTGATCTGTGCTTCATTTATCCAAGGAGGCGCTCCTCCTCAAACCACCTTTCCCAACCTTTCTGTCTACATGTTATTTATGGGACTCTGAGCTTAACACCCTTACTACTGTTTATTCATCCTCAGACTAATCAACGTTCTCGGCCAAGGCCCAAAACCCAGTGTATGattttgggcccttatccctacaattCTAATGAACCATCCTAGAAGAAATGAGTGGAGTggtctaaaaaattaaatttttttagggcAAGCTTTGATGAAAGTTCTTTACTGtgtcaaattacaatttttttagctCTAATGCTCCAAAACCAAGAATAGAACTTCCATTCACCAATCACCACTATGCTTGTTACATAATATATCCCAAAATTACACAGCTTTACCATCATTAAAAAATCCTTTAGTCAAATAAGAACCACTACAGAGATGGATTTCATTAAAGTGGGAAAACTCAAATTCAATTGAATCCACAAACCAAAAATGCACACACCAAACCAATCAACGTAGTTTGTTCCAATTTTTGTAGGTGTAACCAAAAAACTAAGAAATCGCGTAGTggaaattaaacaaaattacaaagtaACTCTCTTTTAATGCAAAACTAAGATGATCTAGATCAGCAATTGCAAAATTAAAGCCTTTGTGTGCCTGTGAATGGAAATTAAGTCCAAGACATGACTTGTAAACAAATTCACCACTTAACTAATAATCTCACCCTTTAACGCTCCGTTTGTttcgatgtaaaatattttcaaaaaaatattttcacattttatagTGTTTGTTTTGTAGAAAAATATTTggtcaaaagtaaaatatttttagtcaaTCAAATCAACTTAAGCAAATttgagtaaaatattttacacttgaaattttggtaaaatattttacatttactGCACACTCTCAATCTCGATACCCCTCTCATGCTCTTTCTCCCACTCAATTTTCTCTCCACAACCCAGCCCCCTTTGATCCCTCTCTCCCACGATCCCACCCATTAATGGCTCCACCTTCTTCAGCAACACCCAGCGGGGTAGTTTCTCCAAGATAGAAGAAGATGGTAGAAACTCAGCATCATTTTATGATCTTCTAAGGCTTTACCAGCATAGAGACCATTCAACATTCAATACTTCCACAACTCAATTAATTGTATGCcacaaaaaaatactatttgaTCTCCAATTTGAAGGTTCTTTCGTGATCTGGGTTTTTGGTAGATTTGGGTTTATTGAcatatttgggtttttttcttgcaaatttgTGCTTGGGAaactctggttttttttttttttggagttaatttgagtttgggtttgattcatggttgtgtttttttattaaaatttgagaattttagTTTAAGTTGGTGAGAATTTTGAGTTTGCGTTGTTTcttattgaatttatttatttatttatttatttcattttacaaTGTAGAAACACACTTGAGTAATTTCCAATACATTACCAAAcactttaaaatgaaaatattttacatctaaaaatattttactccaAAACAAACAGAGAATAGTAATAATCTCACCCCTAAAGCCCAAAGATGCAGTGAAATGTATATATTTGGAATTGCAATGTAATTGTAATTAAGATTTAATAGGAGCTGAGCATTTAATTTGTTGCCTTTTGAAATCCCAAAGTTTAAAATAcgatttcataaaataaaataaaaaaaggaaaaaaaaagttaaatatatatcaTGGGAAAAATATCATCATAGGGTTTGGCTTAtctctagtacttttttaactggaggtgtcattttattttaaatacataatagcaagtggtagtgagttttaatctccacattttatttagttagtaggtgATGTGGCAGCTTTTTATTAAAACAGAAAGggatttcagttaaaaaattCATCTCATGGTAAGTCAATCCCATCATTATATACTCTTTTACATCcattatattacataaatatctaaaattgaagagaaaaatattcacattttaaaaagtggaaaaaatataaaaatgaatgtACAAAAAtggatataaaaaaaagagggtAAAGTATCATTAGACTATTTATGCTATATGTAGATTAACATGAACCATCGTAGGACGTTCAATTCATTCCTTCCTCATATAAGTCTAGACCAGAAGCACTAAATCTTTCCCATTCGGTTACATGGCTGGCTACCACCTGTTTATGATATTGACTTGAAAGTGGATTCGGCTGAAACTTGTAAGCGAGGCTAGAAAAAGAGGACGCACACaaagtaattaaaaaacaacgcggttattcaattatcaatttatcatgctGGCATCTCACTGCCACTATTCAAATCTCTTGAGTGAGTCACCTACCGTGAAGTTTCTCACCCACACTTTTTGGGCACTATATATATCTTCTCACAATTCTTTTTCTCAACAATCCCAGTTCCACATTGTATTCTCAGCttcttttgctttctcaatTAGTTCTCAACTTCTAATCTTTACTACTTACTAAGCAGCTCAAAAATTCATCATGGCTTTTTTAGTTTCCACACATCTATTACTACAGCTAGTTCTAGTATTCTCTTTCTTCCATCTCAACTTGGCAGCAAGAAGACTTGCTGATTCAGCTGAAACCCAACAACCATTACTCTTCCAATACCACAATGGTCCTCTTCTCACTGGAAAAATCTCCATTAATCTCATCTGGTATGGCAAATTCAAGCCCTCTCAAAGAGCTATTATCTCAGATTTCATTGCTTCCCTTTCTACTTCCACGCCCACAAAAGCTCAACCCTCTGTTGCAACCTGGTGGAAAAACACTGATAAATACTACCAACTCAGCAACTCAAAGAAGCCCTCCACTCTTGTACTCTCAATGGGTACCCAGATCATTGATGAGGCTTACTCCTTAGGCAAATCACTCTCAAATCAGCAAATAGAACAGTTGGCATCAAAGGGTGCCCAAGCAAATGCCATCAACGTGGTTCTGACATCAGATGACGTGGCAGTTGAAGGTTTTTGTATGAGCAAGTGTGGAACCCATGGATCTCTAAAGGGTGCATCTGTTCAAGGCAAAAGCACCAAATTTGCTTACATTTGGGTTGGCAATTCGGAGACTCAATGCCCAGGTCAATGCGCGTGGCCATTCCACCAGCCCATCTATGGACCCCAGAGCCCACCCCTGGTTGCCCCCAACAACGATGTGGGTCTGGACGGAATGGTCATTAACCTGGCTAGCCTCTTGGCTGGTACAACTACAAACCCATTTGGAAATGGCTACTTCCAAGGACCAAAGGACGCACCATTAGAGGCTGCATCTGCTTGTCCTGGTGTGTATGGCAAGGGGGCTTACCCTGGTTATGCTGGGGACCTTTTGGTGGACCCTGCGACAGGTGCTAGCTATAATGCAAATGGTGCTAATGGAAGGAAATACTTGGTCCCAGCCCTCTTTGACCCATCTACCCAAACATGTTCAACTCTTGTATGAGGAATGAGCATGTAATGTATAGTGCAGATATTAGACAGTAGACTCAAGAAAGAGATCAattcttttattcatttatttaatgtATTATggttaaataatgaaaaagctATCTTTTTATATCGTATGCTCAAACTTGTGGtgctttttatttaatttattgttgtttagcataaaaaagaaaacgtAAAAATTCCCTAGTTTTCTATTCTTAAATAGTTAAACTTAGTggtccttttatatatattgatatacCATCCAAAAAAACCTTAGTGAATCTAAACTTTCAAAGGAAAACCCATTATTATAGTGAGAATGGTTCTTTTGTGGTAACAAAACAAAGCTCATCTAGTAGTAGAATGGGCTGAAAGCCTAAAAATAACATATATCAATAGACTTGTTGGATAGTTCTATAATCGATGATGCAATAAATCAGTGGTCACAGTTCTACACTAACTTTGGAAGAGATATAATgacaaaatcacacacaaacGCTTGGAGTGACACCAATTTGGGGCCTGCCAAAAATTCTTTGTTGATGAagtacataacatttttttaacaaattcaaataataaagGAAAGTGCATTACTCTCTAACAATCGCTCATAATCTAGTTTCTTTGGGAGTTAGGACTCCAATAAGTTCTCTTAGATTacttaaaatttcttttgtatgAGTCTTGGTAAGAGCATTTGTATTGGATTACAAATACACATCTGTAGGAGCGCAATTTGTAACAACTCCAAGATAAAATTGGACTCGTAAGTAAAAAGGCCTcccacaatatcatttgtagagagtgggcttgaaaggtatGACCTGGGCATAAGTGAGTGGTTTTAGTCGTAGTTCCTACAAGGAACACTACATGGGCGAGCTTGGCCTTCCTCGCCAAACTCCTTTTTGGCCAGCCccccttttatctttatttgtttCGCCTTTTATACTGGTATCCCATTCCCCTTTTTTGTGTCCACGTGTTGATTTCTACTTTTGGGGTGCAGGCctgtccagtcgacccatacctagagtggt
The sequence above is drawn from the Quercus lobata isolate SW786 chromosome 12, ValleyOak3.0 Primary Assembly, whole genome shotgun sequence genome and encodes:
- the LOC115971716 gene encoding protein EXORDIUM-like, which translates into the protein MAFLVSTHLLLQLVLVFSFFHLNLAARRLADSAETQQPLLFQYHNGPLLTGKISINLIWYGKFKPSQRAIISDFIASLSTSTPTKAQPSVATWWKNTDKYYQLSNSKKPSTLVLSMGTQIIDEAYSLGKSLSNQQIEQLASKGAQANAINVVLTSDDVAVEGFCMSKCGTHGSLKGASVQGKSTKFAYIWVGNSETQCPGQCAWPFHQPIYGPQSPPLVAPNNDVGLDGMVINLASLLAGTTTNPFGNGYFQGPKDAPLEAASACPGVYGKGAYPGYAGDLLVDPATGASYNANGANGRKYLVPALFDPSTQTCSTLV
- the LOC115970608 gene encoding uncharacterized protein LOC115970608, yielding MNKALDQISKSPFTLKIEGARLPRRFNQSMFTIYNGRMDPVEHVSHFNQRMIVHSRNEALMCKVFPSSLGPMSMRWFDGLGAGSINSFKELTQAFGSHFITCSRVPWPLGFLLSLSMREKETLKIYSDKYWEMFNEIDGDFDDVTISTYKVGLPTEHSFSKSLTRKPITSVRQLMDRIDKYKRVEEDQQ
- the LOC115971850 gene encoding protein EXORDIUM-like, which produces MASLVSTRLLLQLVLLISLFHFNLAARRLADSAETQQPLLFQYHNGPLLTGKISINLIWYGKFKPSQRAIISDFIASLSTSTPTKAQPSVATWWKTTDKYYQLSNSKNPSTLVLSMGTQIIDETYSLGKSLSNQQIEQLASKGAQANAINVVLTSDDVAVEGFCMSKCGTHGSLTGASVQGKSNKFTYIWVGNSETQCPGQCAWPFHQPIYGPQSPPLVAPNNDVGLDGMVINLASLLAGTTTNPFGNGYFQGPKDAPLEAASACPGVYGKGAYPGYAGDLLVDPTTGASYNANGGNGRKYLLPALFDPSTKSCSTLV